One Rhizobium sp. NRK18 genomic window carries:
- a CDS encoding helix-turn-helix domain-containing protein, with protein MQETSALSIAQTARLLGIGRSTLYCIIKEGRLPVRKLGKRTLILREDLERFIAALPASNDPR; from the coding sequence ATGCAGGAAACCTCAGCACTGTCCATTGCCCAGACCGCCCGCCTTCTCGGGATTGGTCGTTCCACACTCTATTGCATCATCAAGGAGGGCCGCCTGCCTGTTCGCAAGCTAGGCAAGAGGACACTGATCCTGCGCGAGGATCTGGAGCGGTTCATTGCGGCTTTACCGGCCTCGAACGATCCACGCTGA
- a CDS encoding helix-turn-helix transcriptional regulator, protein MANDGSYNAIEHDGDSFEKSSKAASHIGEDSFANEYAEASQAREFGRSPRPIDSLQFSRSNSQSSPDRQEEVSTTEPLALETQVQRADTETGPVGGAPSTPDDRTRRTTAVIVRPLMRVGDVAVRLNTSVTAVWRLKDNDPDFPQPIKIGGSTRWDPAEIDCYVDVCKARRPNGR, encoded by the coding sequence ATGGCCAACGATGGTTCGTACAATGCGATCGAGCACGATGGAGATTCGTTCGAGAAAAGCTCCAAGGCGGCAAGCCATATCGGTGAAGATAGCTTCGCCAATGAATACGCGGAAGCAAGCCAGGCTCGTGAGTTCGGCAGATCGCCGCGGCCGATTGATAGCCTGCAATTCTCTCGCAGCAATTCGCAATCAAGCCCAGACAGGCAAGAAGAGGTTTCAACAACGGAACCCTTGGCGCTTGAAACCCAGGTCCAGCGCGCTGATACCGAAACGGGGCCGGTGGGGGGCGCGCCTTCAACACCAGATGATCGGACAAGGCGAACAACAGCAGTCATTGTTCGGCCGCTTATGCGCGTTGGTGACGTCGCCGTCCGCCTGAACACCAGCGTCACCGCCGTGTGGCGACTGAAGGACAACGATCCTGACTTTCCCCAACCTATCAAGATTGGCGGTTCAACGCGCTGGGATCCTGCGGAGATCGATTGCTACGTCGACGTCTGCAAAGCGCGAAGGCCCAATGGTCGCTGA